A stretch of the Gracilinanus agilis isolate LMUSP501 chromosome 4, AgileGrace, whole genome shotgun sequence genome encodes the following:
- the TRPM2 gene encoding transient receptor potential cation channel subfamily M member 2 translates to MMRENLSSWIPENIRKKECVYFVESSKTSDSGKVVCECGYTREQHLEEATKPQAFQGKEWDLKKHVQEMPTDAFGDIVFTGLGQKVGKYVRVSQDTPPGVIYHLMTQHWGLDVPNLLISVTGGAKNFNMKVRLKSIFRRGLVKVAQTTGAWIITGGSHAGVMKQVGEAVRDFSLSSSYKEGEVITIGIATWGTVHNRESLIYPTGGFPAEYILDEESQGNLSCLDNNHSHFILVDDGTHGRYGVEILLRTKLEKFISEQTKERGGVAIKIPIVCVVLEGGPGTLDTIFNAMTNGTPCVIVEGSGRVADVIAQVANLPISEITISLIQKKLSLLFHETFETFTESKIVEWTKKIQDIVRKRQLLTIYREGKDGQQDVDVAILQALLKASRNHDHVGHENWDHQLKLAVAWNRVDIARSEIFTDERQWKPSDLHPMMAAALITNKPEFVKLFLENGVRLKEFVTWDTLIYLYENLAPSSLFHSKLQKVLTEEMERSAYSALPKIQMHHVSQVLRELLGDFTQPLYPKPKHSERPRLSLAVPHIKLNVQGVSLRSLYKRSPGRVTFTMDPVRDLLIWAIVQNRKELAEIIWAQSQDCIAAALACSKILKELSKEEDDTDSSEEMLTLAEEYEHRAIGVFTECYRKDEERAQKLLIRVSEAWGKTTCLQLALEAKDMKFVSHGGIQAFLTKVWWGQLCVDNGLWRVILCMLVFPLLYTGVISFRKKRLPQEVAASSTLGSGGPLVGGLSQEGSLEPGEMLPRKLKRILSQEFWQYFEALLKQGAEVYKGYVDDPRNTDNAWIETIAISVHFKDQNDLELKRLNSHLQVCDPEVSIRWQVVDKRIPLYANHKEILQKASALFGAYY, encoded by the exons GAGAACCTGAGCTCGTGGATCCCCGAGAATATCCGCAAGAAGGAATGCGTGTACTTCGTGGAGAGCTCCAAGACTTCTGACTCTGG GAAGGTGGTGTGCGAGTGCGGCTACACGCGGGAGCAGCACCTGGAGGAGGCCACCAAGCCGCAGGCGTTCCAGGGCAAAGAATGGGACCTGAAGAAGCACGTCCAGGAGATGCCCACCGACGCCTTTGGGGACATCGTCTTCACCGGCCTGGGACAGAAGGTGGGAAAG TATGTACGTGTGTCTCAAGACACTCCGCCTGGCGTGATCTACCACCTGATGACCCAGCACTGGGGCCTTGACGTTCCCAACCTGCTGATCTCGGTCACTGGCGGGGCCAAAAACTTCAACATGAAAGTCAGATTGAAGAGCATCTTCAGAAGGGGCTTGGTCAAGGTGGCACAGACGACAG GGGCCTGGATCATAACTGGGGGCTCACATGCAGGGGTGATGAAGCAGGTAGGAGAGGCGGTGCGAGACTTTAGTCTGAGCAGCAGCTACAAGGAAGGTGAAGTCATCACCATTGGAATCGCAACCTGGGGCACCGTGCACAATCGGGAGAGCCTCATCTACCCCACG GGAGGCTTCCCCGCAGAGTACATCTTGGATGAGGAGAGCCAAGGAAACCTTTCCTGCTTGGACAACAATCACTCACACTTCATCCTGGTGGACGACGGGACCCACGGCAGATACGGGGTGGAGATTCTCCTGAGGACCAAACTGGAGAAGTTCATCTCAGAGCAGACAAAAGAAAGAGGAG GGGTGGCCATCAAGATTCCGATTGTCTGTGTGGTCCTGGAGGGAGGGCCCGGCACTCTGGAT ACCATATTTAACGCCATGACCAACGGCACCCCCTGTGTGATTGTGGAGGGCTCGGGGCGCGTGGCTGACGTCATCGCTCAGGTGGCCAACCTGCCCATCTCCGAGATCACCATCTCCCTGATCCAGAAGAAGCTGAGCTTGCTCTTCCACGAGACCTTCGAGACATTTACCGAAAGCAAGATTGTGGAGTGGACCAAGAAG ATCCAAGACATCGTGCGGAAGAGGCAGCTGCTGACCATCTACCGGGAGGGCAAAGACGGCCAGCAGGATGTGGATGTGGCCATCCTCCAGGCACTGCTGAAAG CCTCGAGGAACCACGACCACGTTGGCCACGAGAACTGGGACCATCAGCTAAAGTTGGCCGTGGCCTGGAATCGGGTGGATATCGCTAGAAGTGAGATTTTCACAGACGAGCGCCAGTGGAAG CCCTCGGACCTGCACCCGATGATGGCGGCAGCCCTGATCACCAACAAGCCGGAGTTTGTGAAGCTCTTCCTGGAGAATGGGGTCCGCCTCAAAGAGTTCGTCACCTGGGACACCCTAATTTACCTCTATGAGAACCTGGCGCCCTCCAGCCTGTTCCACAGCAAGCTGCAGAAGGTGCTGACGGAGGAGATGGAGCGCTCGGCCTACTCGGCCTTGCCCAAGATCCAGATGCACCATGTGTCCCAAGTGCTCCGGGAGCTGCTTGGGGACTTCACGCAACCACTGTATCCCAAGCCCAAGCACAGTGAGCGGCCCCGGCTGTCCCTGGCGGTGCCTCACATTAAGCTCAAT GTGCAAGGAGTGAGCCTCCGGTCCCTCTACAAGCGCTCTCCAGGCCGGGTCACCTTCACTATGGACCCTGTCCGAGACCTCCTCATCTGGGCCATCGTCCAGAACCGCAAAGAATtggcagagatcatctgggccCAG AGCCAGGACTGCATCGCGGCGGCTTTGGCCTGCAGCAAGATCCTGAAGGAGCTGTCCAAGGAGGAGGACGACACCGATAGCTCTGAGGAGATGCTCACCCTGGCCGAGGAGTACGAACACCGGGCCATCG GAGTCTTCACTGAGTGCTATCGGAAGGACGAGGAGAGAGCCCAGAAGCTCCTGATCCGAGTCTCGGAGGCCTGGGGGAAGACGACCTGCCTACAGCTGGCTCTGGAAGCCAAAGACATGAAGTTCGTGTCCCACGGGGGCATCCAG GCCTTCCTGACCAAAGTCtggtgggggcagctgtgtgTGGACAATGGCCTCTGGAGGGTGATTCTGTGCATGCTGGTGTTTCCCCTTCTCTACACAGGCGTCATCTCCTTCAG AAAGAAGAGGCTGCCCCAGGAGGTGGCAGCCTCTTCCACCCTCGGGTCTGGAGGGCCCCTGGTCGGGGGGCTGTCCCAGGAG GGGTCTCTGGAGCCTGGCGAGATGCTGCCCCGGAAGCTGAAGAGGATCCTGAGCCAGGAGTTCTGGCAGTACTTCGAGGCCCTGCTGAAGCAGGGGGCCGAG GTCTACAAAGGCTACGTGGATGACCCGCGGAACACGGATAACGCCTGGATCGAGACCATAGCCATCAGCGTCCACTTCAAGGACCAGAACGACTTAGAGCTGAAGCGGCTGAACTCC CATCTCCAGGTCTGCGACCCAGAGGTGTCCATCCGATGGCAGGTGGTGGACAAGCGGATCCCGCTCTACGCCAACCACAAGGAGATCCTGCAGAAGGCCTCGGCCCTGTTCGGCGCCTATTACTGA